The Henckelia pumila isolate YLH828 chromosome 2, ASM3356847v2, whole genome shotgun sequence genome includes a window with the following:
- the LOC140881929 gene encoding protein PAL OF QUIRKY has protein sequence MNPKIPPPSAAATFKLRLMCSHGGYIVPRPHDKALFYAGGETRIVALDRRTTAASLSAFTAHLSRAIFNNRPFHLKYQLPNEGLDSLISVVTDEDLLNMLEEHDRITPTSRIRLFLFPVKPESLGSTLLDPKSETWFCDALKSTRILPKGQSADSGLLMGLGSEIETPAECGGSSVEDRHGAESVALETSLSFKSTGSSNSIANSPQIEIFQCEDNGSNLLQRKIRVPSSASIESDNSVGSAAPPSKTGFSQESLVQVPTEAPSFLIESDSTFLDHSCNLPTSKPVKVLGYPISQQPDGKQIQNEPQYIQGNLHYIPQYVTNPSSISPYYPVYQMPSHQQHVPCPTDLPYPIYLVPMRPAQYLHTSMQCNFIDANTPGSSSRPPLHPQTAAVAPPVTHKEISGAQLVTELATKSYKNVLDDTLLVSIPSGSDQLVVVPNETQIPSEPVPTTAVPSSMHGGDFDEDIAYNPIYKTQPPAPVLPSQYQTLKMGTTLLLSESSVHRQI, from the exons ATGAATCCCAAAATTCCGCCACCCTCCGCCGCCGCCACATTCAAACTCCGGTTGATGTGCAGCCACGGCGGTTACATAGTCCCCCGTCCCCACGACAAGGCCCTCTTCTACGCCGGCGGCGAGACACGCATTGTCGCACTCGACCGCCGTACCACCGCCGCCTCCCTTTCCGCCTTCACCGCACACCTCTCACGTGCCATCTTCAACAACCGCCCCTTCCATCTCAAGTACCAGCTCCCCAACGAAGGCCTCGATTCCTTAATCTCCGTCGTCACAGACGAGGATCTCTTGAACATGCTCGAGGAGCACGACAGAATTACTCCAACTTCCCGCATCAGGCTATTTCTCTTCCCCGTAAAGCCCGAGTCGTTGGGTTCCACCCTCCTAGACCCGAAATCGGAGACTTGGTTCTGCGACGCTCTGAAGAGTACGAGAATTTTGCCCAAGGGGCAATCTGCGGATTCTGGCTTGTTAATGGGTCTTGGATCGGAGATTGAAACTCCTGCGGAATGTGGTGGCAGCAGTGTCGAGGATAGGCATGGGGCTGAATCAGTAGCTCTTGAAACAAGCTTGTCGTTCAAGTCAACTGGTTCTTCAAATTCCATTGCGAATTCACCACAGATTGAGATTTTTCAGTGCGAGGATAATGGGTCGAATCTGCTGCAGAGAAAGATCAGAGTACCATCTTCAGCTTCTATTGAAAG TGATAATAGTGTTGGAAGTGCAGCTCCACCATCAAAAACTGGATTTTCTCAAGAGTCACTTGTACAAGTTCCTACAGAGGCACCATCATTTCTTATTGAATCGGACAGTACTTTCTTGGATCATTCATGTAATCTTCCCACTTCAAAACCAGTGAAAGTACTCGGCTACCCGATATCACAGCAACCAGATGGAAAACAGATACAAAATGAACCACAATATATTCAAGGAAACCTGCATTACATACCTCAGTATGTCACAAATCCATCGTCAATTTCGCCGTACTATCCTGTATATCAGATGCCATCTCACCAGCAGCATGTCCCGTGTCCAACAGATCTCCCATATCCAATATATTTAGTTCCCATGAGACCGGCTCAGTATCTTCATACATCAATGCAGTGTAATTTCATCGATGCTAATACCCCCGGTTCTTCCAGCCGACCCCCTTTGCACCCACAGACAGCAGCAGTTGCTCCTCCTGTTACTCATAAAGAAATCTCTGGAGCTCAACTTGTTACAGAATTGGCCACAAAATCTTACAAGAATGTTCTTGATGATACACTGCTAGTTAGCATACCTTCTGGTTCGGACCAATTGGTGGTAGTGCCTAATGAGACTCAGATTCCTTCTGAACCTGTTCCGACTACTGCAGTGCCTTCTTCTATGCATGGTGGTGATTTTGACGAAGATATAGCATACAACCCAATATACAAAACCCAACCTCCAGCACCTGTGTTGCCCTCTCAGTACCAAACCCTGAAAATGGGAACAACTCTGCTGCTTTCAGAGTCCTCAGTCCACCGGCAGATATAG
- the LOC140881928 gene encoding protein PLASTID MOVEMENT IMPAIRED 2 — MDRGKQRERKMGAIRAGTGSYGGRGLEATPAMKNSRGDYPEKLNAETRELHRARRKSSEYNQSRIQAESVIKEAESELSAAKATVKELSRRVEESNSRANAETGEVDKLRMAKRREAEWSTGNSQYADVMSELESIKRELSKLRLDMASVLQEKRRAEQEIDSSMVSMQHHSTTLDTVKMKIEEINEEHVLVELARIEAIKECGEVEAQREESSERFKAAKEEMVTERKKMIQEIENAKELENKLAITISDITMLQGGLNLVKKMERRAENIESNFLEEGEQTVDESVLFAITEELEATKKELASVRDDSFQFMSSMDVVRNELRHVMEETARVKKSEQKTEMIIQNLNSKLLKAKAKLEATSAAEDKAKSIVSNLSLTLEQLKSESEKAKKERSVISEETAIIKADVQKTEMEIDLAEERLQAALQDLKATKASESKALDDLKAQIEITIRNRASASKRGSTITISKFEYEYLIGSAIGAMEIADKKVSAAHAWIEALKASEKEIMIKTELLRRESRELKVEEEHEVRKTERSLSAKKVVEKELGNMRQKSAKYMEPEISRPENALRSRSMNRSFRMTPAKKVMSRRISATADHNAAVLSRRISATTDHNAAVMSRRISATADHNASRVPSFRVRRRKQIIPNLTKFFGGKSSI, encoded by the exons ATGGATAGAGGGAAGCAGCGGGAGAGGAAGATGGGGGCGATTAGAGCAGGTACTGGTTCTTATGGAGGAAGAGGTCTAGAAGCTACTCCGGCGATGAAAAATTCCAGGGGGGATTACCCAGAG AAACTTAACGCTGAAACAAGAGAACTTCACCGGGCAAGAAGGAAAAGTAGTGAATACAATCAGAGTAGAATACAAGCAGAATCAGTAATAAAAGAAGCAGAATCGGAGCTTTCTGCTGCCAAGGCGACGGTGAAAGAACTAAGTCGAAGAGTTGAGGAGTCAAATTCAAGAGCCAATGCGGAGACTGGGGAAGTGGATAAGCTAAGAATGGCCAAAAGAAGGGAAGCGGAGTGGAGCACCGGAAATTCTCAGTATGCCGATGTGATGAGTGAATTGGAGTCGATCAAACGGGAATTGAGCAAGCTTAGGCTGGATATGGCTTCCGTTTTGCAAGAAAAGAGAAGGGCCGAACAAGAAATTGACTCCTCCATGGTGAGTATGCAGCACCATTCGACCACGTTGGATACGGTTAAGATGAAGATTGAGGAAATTAATGAAGAGCATGTGCTGGTTGAGTTGGCTAGAATTGAGGCCATTAAGGAGTGTGGGGAGGTTGAAGCTCAGAGAGAAGAAAGCAGTGAAAGATTTAAGGCTGCAAAGGAGGAGATGGTGACGGAAAGGAAGAAAATGATTCAAGAAATTGAAAATGCTAAAGAACTGGAGAATAAGCTCGCTATTACAATATCAGATATCACCATGTTACAGGGTGGGCTAAATCTTGTGAAGAAAATGGAGAGGAGAGCAGAGAACATTGAAAGTAACTTTCTGGAAGAAGGTGAACAAACAGTTGATGAATCTGTGCTATTTGCCATCACAGAAGAGTTGGAGGCTACGAAGAAGGAATTGGCTTCTGTTAGAGATGATAGTTTTCAGTTTATGAGTTCCATGGATGTTGTGAGGAATGAGCTAAGGCATGTTATGGAAGAAACAGCTCGAGTAAAGAAGAGCGAGCAGAAAACAGAAATGATAATCCAGAATCTCAATTCAAAGCTTCTAAAAGCTAAAGCAAAGCTAGAAGCAACATCTGCGGCTGAAGATAAGGCGAAATCTATTGTATCGAATCTCTCGCTTACCCTTGAACAGCTTAAATCTGAATCCGAAAAGGCCAAGAAAGAACGATCCGTTATCAGCGAAGAAACAGCTATCATCAAAGCAGATGTTCAGAAAACTgaaatggagatagatttagCAGAGGAAAGGCTACAGGCGGCCCTTCAAGATCTTAAAGCCACTAAAGCGTCAGAATCCAAGGCACTCGATGATCTAAAAGCACAGATTGAGATTACAATTCGAAATCGAGCTTCAGCCTCAAAACGAGGTTCAACCATCACAATTTCCAAATTTGAATATGAGTACCTCATAGGAAGCGCCATCGGGGCCATGGAAATTGCAGACAAGAAAGTTTCGGCAGCTCATGCTTGGATTGAAGCTCTAAAAGCAAGTGAGAAAGAAATAATGATTAAGACCGAGCTATTACGAAGGGAATCTAGGGAGCTTAAAGTAGAGGAAGAACATGAGGTTCGCAAAACAGAGCGGTCATTGAGTGCAAAGAAAGTGGTGGAGAAAGAATTGGGGAACATGAGGCAAAAGTCTGCAAAATATATGGAACCTGAAATCTCGAGGCCTGAGAATGCACTTCGAAGCAGATCGATGAACCGAAGCTTTAGAATGACACCTGCAAAAAAAGTAATGTCTCGAAGAATATCAGCAACAGCAGATCATAATGCTGCAGTATTGTCTCGAAGAATATCAGCTACAACAGATCATAATGCTGCAGTAATGTCTCGAAGAATATCAGCTACAGCAGATCATAATGCTTCTAGAGTGCCATCTTTCAGAGTAAGGAGGAGAAAACAGATTATACCAAATCTAACCAAGTTCTTTGGCGGAAAGAGTAGCATTTAA